The Methanoculleus thermophilus genome includes a window with the following:
- a CDS encoding ABC transporter ATP-binding protein — MSPEIERETVLGLQGVSYTYPGSVTPALKGIDLDIRRGEIVFVTGPTGAGKTTLCLAASGILHHEYGGIIEGTVTILGKDVQDYRNMGEIGRSVGVVFDDADAQLIFTTVEEEVASGLENLGIPREEMQQRLRYVMEATGIVDLADRAPHTLSGGQKQRVVLAATLALGTEILILDEPTAELDTGATRAVASLLRRLADEGTTVLIVEQKLDELTEIADRIILIEDGSIRRVGSLAEMMQDALLHHLTDDGLPFCRQSVTAPENGAPAIVSIRNLVHRYDGVAALKGIDLDVAPGEIVAVVGENGSGKTTLIKHLNGLLRPTEGSVSVDGLDAATVPIADLARRVGLVFQNPDTMLFAETVEDEVAFGVRNIDPHCNNEPVEAALREVGLLHRRTDYPRSLSRGERQRLAIACVIAMQPKVIVLDEPTTGLDAREAARIMEILERLRQEGRAIIMVTHDLRLGERYADRIIRMEQGRIIGSESASMEEPCLRLCSTSPGRAPFTASTHSPN; from the coding sequence ATGAGCCCTGAGATCGAGCGGGAGACAGTCCTTGGCCTTCAGGGGGTCTCCTATACCTACCCGGGCTCCGTAACACCGGCCCTCAAGGGAATCGACCTTGATATCCGGCGGGGCGAGATCGTCTTCGTCACCGGGCCTACCGGGGCGGGGAAGACGACCCTCTGTCTTGCAGCATCCGGCATCCTCCATCACGAGTACGGTGGCATCATCGAGGGGACAGTCACCATCCTCGGTAAAGACGTCCAGGACTACCGGAACATGGGCGAGATCGGGAGGAGCGTCGGCGTGGTCTTTGACGATGCCGATGCTCAGCTCATCTTTACGACCGTCGAAGAGGAGGTGGCCTCAGGTCTAGAGAATCTCGGAATCCCCCGGGAGGAGATGCAGCAGAGGCTCCGCTACGTGATGGAGGCGACCGGGATCGTCGATCTCGCGGACCGGGCGCCGCACACCCTCTCCGGTGGGCAAAAGCAGCGTGTTGTCCTCGCAGCAACCCTTGCTCTCGGGACGGAGATCCTGATCCTTGACGAGCCGACCGCTGAACTGGATACTGGAGCGACCCGTGCGGTTGCCTCCCTCCTCCGGCGGCTCGCGGACGAGGGCACGACCGTGCTCATCGTCGAGCAGAAACTCGACGAACTGACTGAAATTGCGGATCGGATAATCCTCATCGAGGACGGTTCGATCAGAAGAGTGGGGTCTTTGGCAGAGATGATGCAAGATGCCCTTCTGCACCACCTAACTGACGATGGGCTCCCCTTTTGCCGCCAGTCGGTAACAGCACCTGAAAATGGTGCACCTGCGATCGTATCCATTCGGAATCTCGTCCACCGCTATGACGGGGTTGCAGCCCTCAAAGGTATCGATCTCGATGTTGCTCCCGGTGAGATCGTGGCCGTGGTTGGGGAGAACGGCTCAGGAAAGACAACGCTCATCAAGCATCTCAACGGGCTGCTTCGCCCAACCGAAGGCAGCGTCTCTGTCGACGGACTGGATGCGGCAACCGTCCCGATAGCGGATCTCGCGCGGCGTGTGGGCCTTGTCTTTCAGAACCCCGATACCATGCTCTTTGCGGAGACTGTTGAGGACGAAGTGGCCTTCGGGGTCCGGAATATCGATCCTCACTGCAACAATGAGCCGGTTGAGGCTGCGTTGCGGGAGGTCGGTCTCCTCCATCGAAGGACGGACTACCCCCGGTCGCTCTCACGGGGTGAACGGCAGCGCCTCGCGATAGCGTGCGTCATCGCCATGCAGCCGAAGGTCATCGTGCTCGATGAGCCTACGACCGGGCTTGATGCCCGCGAGGCAGCGCGCATCATGGAGATTCTCGAACGCTTACGGCAGGAGGGGCGCGCGATCATCATGGTGACGCATGATCTGCGTCTTGGAGAGAGGTATGCCGACCGGATCATACGGATGGAACAGGGAAGGATCATCGGTAGCGAAAGTGCCAGTATGGAGGAACCATGTCTGAGATTATGCAGTACGTCGCCAGGGAGAGCGCCTTTCACCGCCTCCACCCACTCACCAAACTGA
- a CDS encoding DUF106 domain-containing protein: protein MVDLKKHGPTIALLFTMLVFLSYSIEWVRVTIGAIMDALLGPFIDTLGVPFFVMILVLSSITGLYSSLVQKYTIDYEKMQESQAKMRAFQKEFREAQLSGDEKKIKKLQTKQERMMQEQLELSRQQFTPMAIILILTVPIFFWLLFRLPPGGAEISITNGIVLPFLGTVGLSDFAFWIIPAWILWYMICSLTISQVIRKSLNIGGL, encoded by the coding sequence ATGGTAGACCTGAAGAAGCACGGCCCGACGATCGCCCTCCTCTTCACCATGCTGGTCTTCCTCTCGTACAGCATCGAGTGGGTGCGAGTGACGATCGGTGCGATAATGGATGCACTGCTGGGCCCCTTCATAGATACCCTCGGCGTACCATTCTTTGTCATGATTCTGGTCCTCTCCAGTATCACAGGTCTCTATTCATCGCTCGTCCAGAAGTACACCATCGATTACGAGAAGATGCAGGAGTCGCAGGCAAAGATGCGAGCATTTCAGAAGGAGTTCCGGGAAGCCCAGCTCTCCGGGGACGAGAAGAAGATCAAGAAACTTCAGACGAAGCAGGAGCGGATGATGCAGGAGCAGCTTGAACTATCCCGACAGCAGTTTACCCCGATGGCGATCATCCTCATCCTGACGGTTCCGATCTTCTTCTGGCTTCTCTTCCGTCTCCCTCCTGGAGGGGCGGAGATCAGCATCACGAACGGCATCGTTCTGCCCTTCCTTGGAACGGTTGGCCTCTCGGACTTCGCGTTCTGGATTATCCCTGCCTGGATCCTCTGGTATATGATCTGTTCGCTGACCATCAGCCAGGTGATAAGGAAGTCACTTAACATCGGAGGGCTCTGA
- a CDS encoding V-type ATP synthase subunit C, with protein MEVCMVPSSMISPSYIYACTRFRVRKTTLLPREEYLRIMQMSIPEIITHLGRQEDYRQDIVSLAHEFTGAQLIEEAVNQNLSRSFHHATAIAPGDLQTLTREYLARWDIANVMAILRGTVHNVDRQQIRDLLIPAGEIDDAHLNHLLSLASCSEVIDGLRGWRFYPVLAEQYRACGEKGVFAQFENELYREYYTKLLNLGTSGCSGCQEMIAYLRFEIDITNMRNLLRLHCAEEACDITTIERTMIPGGRIPLSLLQRLYGIETEGEFLNVFLKTDIAPVLAQAVRELRQDPDFSSTDAAELVWQRWHERQRPVHEIEMAITRIRLHQMEALSRRHPFSVLPVLAYLERKRYEIANLRAIARGKAFGLPAERIWQYIVV; from the coding sequence ATGGAAGTCTGCATGGTCCCGTCCAGTATGATCTCCCCGTCTTACATCTATGCCTGCACGCGATTCCGGGTACGGAAGACCACACTCCTTCCTCGTGAAGAATACCTGAGGATCATGCAGATGAGCATACCGGAGATCATCACCCACCTTGGCCGACAGGAGGATTACAGGCAGGATATCGTGAGTCTTGCGCATGAGTTTACCGGTGCGCAACTCATCGAAGAGGCAGTAAACCAGAACCTCTCGCGGTCCTTCCATCACGCCACGGCGATCGCTCCCGGTGACCTGCAGACTCTGACGAGAGAGTATCTTGCCCGGTGGGATATTGCAAACGTCATGGCAATCCTGCGGGGCACGGTCCACAACGTGGATCGACAACAGATCCGCGACCTCCTCATCCCGGCGGGGGAGATCGACGACGCGCACCTCAATCACCTTCTCTCTCTTGCATCCTGTAGCGAGGTTATTGATGGGCTTAGAGGCTGGCGGTTCTACCCGGTCCTTGCAGAGCAATACCGGGCCTGCGGAGAGAAAGGTGTCTTTGCCCAGTTTGAGAATGAACTCTACCGCGAATACTATACCAAACTGCTCAATCTCGGCACATCCGGGTGCAGTGGGTGCCAGGAAATGATTGCTTACCTCCGGTTCGAGATTGATATCACCAACATGAGAAACCTCCTCCGGCTCCATTGTGCAGAAGAAGCATGCGACATCACCACCATCGAACGGACTATGATCCCGGGCGGCCGGATCCCCCTAAGCCTCTTGCAGCGACTTTACGGCATTGAGACGGAAGGAGAGTTTCTCAACGTCTTCCTCAAGACCGATATCGCTCCGGTTCTGGCCCAGGCGGTGCGCGAACTCCGGCAGGACCCGGACTTCTCCAGCACTGATGCCGCAGAACTGGTCTGGCAGCGGTGGCACGAGCGCCAGCGGCCGGTTCACGAGATCGAGATGGCCATCACCCGGATCAGACTTCACCAGATGGAGGCCCTCTCCCGGCGTCACCCATTCTCAGTTCTCCCGGTACTTGCCTACCTGGAGCGCAAGAGGTATGAGATTGCAAATCTGAGGGCAATCGCACGAGGCAAGGCATTCGGGCTGCCGGCAGAGCGAATATGGCAGTACATCGTCGTATAG
- a CDS encoding adenylate kinase, translating into MGKKVVVTGVPGVGKTTVINGAMERLAAEGIPYKAVNFGTCMFEVAMKENLVSNRDEMRKLGKDVQKRLQQAAASEIAAMSGDSNIIIDTHSSVKTPGGFLAGLPEWVLRELMPDMIVLVETDPDQILTRRLGDASRIRDMEGFREIAEHQEFNRAISAAYAMYTGCTIKIVRNENFLLEKGIDDLVSALR; encoded by the coding sequence TTGGGGAAGAAAGTTGTCGTGACGGGGGTTCCCGGCGTTGGGAAGACCACCGTCATCAACGGTGCGATGGAGAGACTGGCGGCTGAGGGTATCCCCTATAAGGCTGTCAACTTCGGCACGTGTATGTTCGAAGTGGCCATGAAAGAGAACCTGGTCTCGAATCGCGATGAGATGCGCAAGCTTGGAAAAGATGTTCAGAAGCGCCTCCAGCAGGCTGCTGCATCCGAGATCGCCGCGATGAGCGGGGATTCGAACATTATTATCGACACCCACAGCAGCGTCAAGACCCCGGGCGGTTTTCTTGCAGGGCTGCCTGAGTGGGTGCTCCGGGAACTGATGCCCGATATGATCGTGCTTGTTGAGACCGACCCGGACCAGATCCTGACGCGCCGGCTTGGCGATGCCTCGAGGATCCGCGATATGGAGGGGTTCCGCGAGATTGCAGAGCACCAGGAGTTTAACCGTGCCATCAGCGCGGCATATGCGATGTACACCGGCTGCACCATCAAGATAGTCAGAAACGAGAACTTCCTGCTTGAGAAGGGCATTGACGACCTGGTGAGTGCGCTGAGGTAA
- a CDS encoding 50S ribosomal protein L30, translating into MYAIVQVRGVVNTNREIKDTLKMLRLHHVNHCVLVPDTPAYLGMIRKVKDFVAYGEVEPETLATLLRTRGRLTGDERLTDDYIRAHTSYANIDEFAAALCKGEINLRDLAEIKPVLRLHPPRKGYKTIKRTFQQGGALGYYGPKINDLLYKMR; encoded by the coding sequence ATGTACGCGATAGTGCAGGTACGCGGTGTGGTCAACACCAACCGCGAGATCAAGGACACCTTAAAGATGCTCCGTCTGCACCACGTCAACCACTGTGTCCTCGTGCCTGATACCCCGGCGTATCTTGGCATGATTCGCAAGGTGAAGGACTTCGTGGCGTACGGCGAGGTGGAGCCGGAGACTCTGGCCACCCTCCTGCGCACCCGGGGTCGATTAACCGGGGACGAGCGGCTGACCGACGACTACATCCGTGCGCATACCTCATATGCCAACATCGACGAGTTTGCGGCAGCCCTCTGCAAGGGTGAGATAAACTTGCGCGATCTTGCGGAGATCAAGCCGGTGCTGAGACTGCACCCACCGCGAAAGGGCTATAAAACAATCAAGCGAACCTTTCAGCAAGGTGGGGCTCTCGGTTACTACGGCCCCAAGATCAACGATCTCCTCTATAAGATGAGGTGA
- a CDS encoding uL15m family ribosomal protein, with translation MPVNKRSKYRGSRTCGGGTHKNRRGAGNRGGRGRAGQRDHRFSHFYLKGEISNGKHGFVNKTSVPVSALDIGEIDQMAEALLREGLATQEGDLIALDVTELGIDKVLGGGKVTHKMSISAREFSERARAKIEEMGGQAVTV, from the coding sequence ATGCCCGTAAATAAGAGATCCAAATATAGGGGTTCACGAACCTGCGGCGGCGGCACGCACAAAAACCGGCGTGGCGCCGGCAACAGGGGTGGACGGGGTAGAGCCGGGCAGCGTGACCACCGTTTCTCCCACTTCTACCTGAAGGGTGAGATATCCAACGGCAAGCATGGTTTTGTCAACAAGACCAGCGTGCCGGTCTCCGCTCTTGACATCGGGGAGATCGATCAGATGGCCGAGGCGCTGCTCCGTGAGGGGCTGGCCACTCAGGAGGGCGATCTCATCGCCCTCGATGTCACCGAACTCGGTATCGATAAGGTACTCGGTGGCGGAAAAGTCACTCACAAGATGAGTATCTCTGCACGGGAGTTCTCCGAACGAGCCCGGGCAAAAATTGAGGAGATGGGCGGTCAGGCAGTGACCGTCTGA
- a CDS encoding V-type ATP synthase subunit D, with amino-acid sequence MPPDKIQPTRSGLLIVRRQLALAKRIHRLLSMKLDGMMLELTKLAEQAALHRRVLEKRYTGAREMAAVATMMEGGTGVLLAALSVETAPTYKAGRKNVFGVHLPDFEPVMIKKTLEQRGYGLLGTSSVIDDAADAYEDLLEAIITSAELEGGVKHLLDEIERTRRRVNALEFKVIPELEEIRRLIEDQRDEMERQEWTRLRRIKKIKAKRTIP; translated from the coding sequence ATGCCACCGGACAAGATCCAACCCACCCGGTCCGGCCTTCTGATCGTCAGGCGGCAGTTGGCACTCGCGAAGCGGATACACCGGCTCTTATCGATGAAACTCGACGGTATGATGCTGGAATTAACCAAACTCGCCGAACAGGCTGCCCTGCATCGGAGAGTTCTCGAGAAAAGGTACACCGGGGCCCGTGAGATGGCGGCGGTCGCCACCATGATGGAGGGGGGAACCGGAGTGCTCCTTGCAGCTCTCTCGGTTGAGACCGCCCCGACCTACAAGGCCGGGCGCAAGAATGTCTTTGGAGTGCACCTCCCTGACTTCGAGCCGGTTATGATAAAAAAGACGCTTGAGCAACGGGGCTATGGTCTCCTCGGAACCTCGTCAGTCATCGATGATGCCGCTGATGCCTACGAAGATCTCCTCGAAGCAATCATCACAAGCGCCGAACTCGAAGGCGGGGTCAAACACCTGCTCGACGAGATCGAACGGACCCGGCGGCGGGTGAACGCGCTGGAGTTCAAAGTCATCCCGGAACTTGAAGAGATTCGTCGGCTTATCGAGGACCAGCGCGACGAGATGGAGCGCCAGGAGTGGACGCGGCTCCGCCGTATTAAAAAGATAAAAGCAAAGAGAACAATACCCTAG
- a CDS encoding 50S ribosomal protein L18 has protein sequence MATGPRYFVPFRRRHEGKTDYYKRMALLSSGTPRMVVRKTNRQIIVQLIVPEIEGDRTLVAAYSTELVKYGYKGSTSCTPAAYLTGMLFAVKALNAGYDEAILDIGLARAKPGARVFAALKGAVDAGLDVPHGESVLPDEDRLKGAHIAGYAPERAGDLVENVEAVAQAIKKELV, from the coding sequence ATGGCAACTGGCCCAAGATACTTCGTGCCCTTCCGGAGAAGGCATGAGGGCAAGACAGATTATTACAAGCGGATGGCGCTCCTGTCATCGGGAACACCACGGATGGTTGTCCGGAAGACAAACCGGCAGATCATCGTGCAGTTGATCGTCCCCGAGATTGAGGGAGACCGCACCCTGGTAGCCGCATACTCGACTGAACTTGTCAAGTATGGCTACAAGGGATCGACTTCGTGCACCCCGGCTGCCTATCTGACCGGGATGCTGTTTGCAGTCAAGGCGTTGAATGCGGGGTACGATGAGGCAATCCTTGATATCGGGCTTGCCCGGGCGAAACCGGGTGCACGTGTCTTTGCTGCCCTTAAGGGAGCAGTGGATGCAGGTCTCGACGTTCCCCACGGTGAATCGGTTCTCCCCGATGAGGATCGTCTCAAAGGTGCCCACATTGCCGGGTATGCCCCCGAGCGTGCGGGTGACCTGGTGGAGAATGTAGAGGCTGTGGCTCAGGCCATCAAGAAGGAGCTGGTGTGA
- the cmk gene encoding (d)CMP kinase has protein sequence MRITISGPPGSGTTSLARYLAGKYGFKIISAGEVFRQLAREHGMDLAEFGRLAENDPSIDKMIDARQKEIGEETDDIIIEGRLSGWMVENADLRIWLSAPLSCRAKRIAGRDGMDEEEARIYTENRQRSEATRYQNYYNIDIADLSVYDIVLSSETFGVDALGAIVDTTIKCLKKRETETS, from the coding sequence ATGCGAATCACTATCAGCGGCCCGCCGGGAAGCGGCACTACATCGCTTGCCCGTTACCTGGCCGGAAAATATGGATTTAAGATCATCTCCGCGGGGGAGGTCTTTCGCCAGCTCGCCCGGGAGCACGGCATGGATCTCGCTGAGTTCGGCAGGCTTGCGGAGAACGATCCCTCGATTGACAAGATGATCGATGCCCGACAGAAGGAGATTGGTGAGGAGACTGATGATATCATCATCGAGGGTCGACTCTCAGGATGGATGGTTGAGAACGCCGATCTCCGGATCTGGCTTTCTGCACCCCTCTCCTGCCGGGCAAAGCGGATAGCAGGCCGTGACGGAATGGACGAAGAAGAGGCTCGGATCTATACCGAGAACCGGCAGCGTTCGGAAGCAACTCGCTACCAGAACTACTATAACATCGATATCGCCGACCTCTCGGTATACGATATCGTCCTCTCGTCTGAGACCTTCGGCGTGGACGCTCTCGGCGCGATTGTGGATACCACAATCAAGTGCCTAAAGAAGCGAGAGACCGAGACCTCCTAG
- a CDS encoding energy-coupling factor transporter transmembrane component T family protein, translating into MSEIMQYVARESAFHRLHPLTKLIFAALVVALAVLTSDLVMLALLAGAVVVVAIASGLARDLLRQVPLLLSLAASLLLLTVLTIRSGAILGYLVPPTVPVIGGAFPITAGAVDLAVAMSLRFAAMLFAFQLLVISTQPRDLVHLMDRLRMPVDYTLMLLIALRFIPSLQLEGKRIHEAQLARAYNPGKGLAGKIRGLFPIIIPLVSNSLGKATVLGLTIDLRGYRSGRRTPMRNLSPGRADVACICCMALATAGYLAVLLV; encoded by the coding sequence ATGTCTGAGATTATGCAGTACGTCGCCAGGGAGAGCGCCTTTCACCGCCTCCACCCACTCACCAAACTGATCTTTGCGGCCCTCGTCGTGGCCCTTGCGGTGCTGACGAGCGATCTCGTGATGCTCGCGCTCCTTGCCGGGGCGGTCGTGGTGGTGGCGATAGCAAGCGGACTCGCCCGCGACCTTCTTCGCCAGGTGCCTCTGCTCCTCTCTCTCGCGGCAAGCCTGCTCCTCCTCACGGTCCTCACCATCCGAAGCGGTGCTATCCTTGGCTACCTGGTCCCACCCACAGTCCCGGTGATCGGGGGGGCCTTTCCGATCACGGCGGGCGCGGTTGACCTTGCCGTTGCGATGTCGCTTCGGTTTGCGGCGATGCTCTTTGCCTTCCAGCTCCTGGTCATATCGACGCAGCCGCGCGATCTCGTCCATCTCATGGACCGCCTTCGCATGCCCGTCGACTACACGCTCATGCTCCTGATAGCCCTCAGGTTCATCCCGAGCCTGCAACTTGAAGGGAAACGGATCCATGAAGCGCAGCTCGCCCGCGCCTACAACCCCGGAAAGGGCCTTGCCGGGAAGATACGAGGGCTCTTTCCCATCATCATCCCGCTGGTCTCAAACTCTCTCGGGAAAGCCACGGTCCTCGGGCTGACCATCGATCTCAGGGGCTACCGCTCCGGCAGGCGGACGCCGATGCGCAACCTCTCGCCGGGCCGCGCCGACGTCGCCTGTATCTGTTGCATGGCCCTGGCAACCGCAGGATATTTGGCCGTGCTGCTCGTATAA
- a CDS encoding histone deacetylase family protein, whose protein sequence is MPYSIVTGDLFRAHDDPGHPESQGRLDAALLGVPADARRITPKQATLADLALVHTHRHIEAVRSFCRECPPRRACYIDPDTYVTQGSFDSALYAAGGAILTVNRALDGEHSFALVRPPGHHAEPNRAMGFCLFNNVAVAVERALREIDRVAILDWDVHHGNGTQAVFYTSGQVLYCSVHQAGIFPGTGWPDEQGAGHIINAPLEPGSTGADYALVFRKVFIPALERFEPDLVVVSAGQDALFDDPLGSMRLRPEDFGVLVGMLVDQSPTPLALVLEGGYGRSHPEAIGAICAALDGGRFTPTGGEPKASTRRLADALGGIERTLPA, encoded by the coding sequence ATGCCATACTCGATCGTAACGGGCGATCTCTTCCGTGCCCATGACGATCCCGGCCATCCCGAGTCGCAGGGACGTCTCGATGCAGCTCTTTTGGGCGTACCGGCGGACGCTCGCCGCATAACCCCAAAACAGGCGACGCTCGCAGATCTGGCGCTGGTGCATACGCACCGGCATATCGAAGCCGTCCGGTCGTTCTGCAGGGAGTGCCCCCCTCGTCGGGCCTGCTACATCGACCCCGACACCTATGTCACACAGGGTTCGTTCGATTCGGCCCTGTATGCAGCAGGAGGTGCAATCCTTACAGTGAACCGGGCGCTTGATGGTGAACACTCGTTTGCCCTGGTCCGCCCGCCTGGACACCACGCCGAGCCCAACCGGGCGATGGGGTTCTGCCTCTTCAATAACGTCGCCGTGGCGGTAGAGAGGGCGCTCCGTGAGATCGATCGGGTGGCAATTCTCGACTGGGACGTGCATCACGGGAACGGGACACAGGCGGTGTTTTACACCTCCGGCCAGGTGCTCTACTGTTCGGTTCATCAGGCGGGAATCTTCCCCGGGACCGGATGGCCGGATGAGCAGGGTGCCGGTCATATCATCAATGCCCCGCTTGAACCGGGTTCGACCGGTGCCGATTACGCTTTAGTCTTTCGTAAAGTCTTCATTCCGGCGCTTGAGCGATTTGAACCGGATCTGGTCGTGGTATCGGCAGGCCAGGATGCCCTCTTTGATGACCCGCTTGGCTCAATGCGACTTCGCCCCGAGGACTTTGGAGTTCTGGTGGGGATGCTTGTGGACCAAAGTCCCACGCCCCTTGCCCTCGTGCTCGAGGGAGGTTACGGGCGGTCGCATCCAGAGGCCATCGGGGCGATCTGCGCCGCCCTTGACGGAGGACGCTTCACCCCTACGGGCGGCGAGCCGAAGGCAAGCACCCGGCGGCTTGCCGATGCGCTTGGTGGCATTGAGCGCACTCTCCCCGCATAA
- a CDS encoding 30S ribosomal protein S5 — MAYVQEEWVPLTGLGRKVAAGEITSIDEVLASGRPIKEPQIVDLLVPDLEDEVLDINMVQRMTDSGRRVKFRTVVVVGNRNGYVGFGQGKDAQVGNAIQKAITNAKLNLIKVSRGCGSWECGCETAHSIPIEVTGKAGSVRVTLKPAPQGIGLVTGDIPKKVLQLAGIKDVWAFNRGQTRTTINYAKATFEALRQTNIVRIGGKE, encoded by the coding sequence ATGGCATACGTACAGGAAGAATGGGTTCCGCTCACCGGTCTCGGGCGCAAGGTCGCCGCAGGCGAGATCACCAGTATTGACGAGGTGCTCGCAAGCGGCAGACCGATCAAGGAGCCGCAGATCGTCGACCTCCTCGTGCCCGACCTCGAGGACGAGGTGCTGGACATCAACATGGTCCAGAGGATGACCGACTCGGGTCGCCGCGTGAAGTTCCGGACCGTTGTGGTCGTTGGCAACCGGAACGGCTATGTCGGGTTCGGCCAGGGCAAGGATGCCCAGGTTGGCAACGCAATCCAGAAAGCAATAACAAACGCGAAATTGAATCTCATCAAGGTCTCCCGTGGATGCGGGAGCTGGGAATGTGGTTGCGAGACTGCCCACTCGATTCCCATCGAAGTGACCGGTAAGGCAGGCAGCGTTCGTGTGACGCTGAAGCCCGCCCCGCAGGGGATCGGTCTTGTGACCGGGGATATCCCGAAGAAGGTCCTGCAGCTTGCAGGCATCAAGGATGTCTGGGCCTTTAACCGGGGGCAGACCCGGACGACGATCAACTACGCCAAGGCGACGTTTGAGGCACTCCGACAGACGAATATCGTCAGGATTGGAGGGAAAGAGTGA
- the secY gene encoding preprotein translocase subunit SecY: MGELLDRFEPILAAMPAVKGPEGHVHFKNKLMWTLAILLLYFALTNIDIFGLSPQSQDIFGLYRALLAGASGSLLHLGIGPIVTASIVLQLLKGAGLLQIDTSEARGQVMYMGLQKLLIFVMIVVEAFPMVASGMMMPDPSVAMQIFGGNMLLVSFLIFLQLCIGGLLVVLMDEVVTKWGIGSGVGLFIVAGVSQGLVNGFLNWQTGTDPFPIGFFPRLIAIGTSGASFLEYFGTDILALITTIVIFMVIVYVESTRIEIPLAHSAVRGARARFPVKLIYASVLPMILVRVLQANIQMIGMFLSNAGITIFGEFQGQVPINGLMWYIAPINSPQDWMWWLSDLGHAPWEILLRMGIDITVMVVGGAIFALFWVKTAGLDSKDVARQIQRSGMQIPGYRRNAQVLEKYLDRYIPRITIIGGAFIGILSVVANLFGVIGAVGGTGLLLAVSITYRLYEEIASQQIMEMYPFMRGFFGKE, from the coding sequence ATGGGAGAACTGCTGGATAGATTCGAACCCATCCTTGCAGCAATGCCTGCAGTCAAAGGTCCGGAGGGGCATGTCCACTTCAAGAACAAACTGATGTGGACGCTTGCAATCTTGCTCCTCTACTTCGCATTGACCAACATTGACATCTTTGGACTCTCCCCGCAGTCTCAGGATATCTTTGGTCTGTACCGCGCCCTGCTTGCCGGTGCGAGCGGTTCGCTCCTGCATCTTGGTATCGGGCCGATCGTCACCGCATCGATTGTGTTGCAGCTGCTCAAGGGTGCTGGACTCCTACAGATCGATACCAGTGAAGCACGTGGGCAGGTCATGTATATGGGCCTGCAGAAGTTGCTCATCTTCGTGATGATCGTCGTCGAAGCGTTCCCCATGGTTGCGAGCGGGATGATGATGCCCGACCCGTCGGTGGCAATGCAGATCTTCGGCGGGAACATGCTTCTGGTCTCGTTCCTGATCTTCCTCCAGCTCTGCATCGGCGGTCTGCTTGTGGTGCTGATGGACGAGGTCGTCACCAAGTGGGGAATTGGTTCCGGCGTGGGGCTCTTCATCGTCGCTGGTGTCTCGCAAGGTCTCGTGAACGGTTTCCTGAACTGGCAGACGGGCACCGATCCCTTCCCGATCGGGTTCTTCCCGCGACTGATTGCCATAGGGACGTCGGGTGCGAGTTTCCTTGAGTACTTCGGCACGGATATCCTGGCCCTTATCACGACGATCGTGATCTTCATGGTCATCGTCTACGTGGAGTCGACCCGCATCGAGATCCCGCTTGCGCACAGCGCTGTCCGCGGTGCCCGTGCACGGTTCCCGGTGAAGCTCATCTATGCGAGCGTTCTACCCATGATCCTTGTCCGGGTGCTGCAGGCGAACATCCAGATGATCGGGATGTTCCTCTCGAACGCCGGGATCACGATCTTTGGTGAGTTCCAGGGGCAGGTGCCGATCAACGGCCTGATGTGGTACATCGCACCCATCAACTCCCCTCAAGACTGGATGTGGTGGCTCAGCGATCTTGGGCACGCTCCCTGGGAGATACTCCTGCGTATGGGCATCGATATCACCGTCATGGTGGTTGGAGGCGCGATCTTCGCGCTCTTCTGGGTTAAGACCGCCGGCCTCGATTCAAAGGACGTCGCCCGGCAGATCCAGAGGAGCGGAATGCAGATCCCCGGATACCGCCGAAACGCCCAGGTGCTCGAGAAGTATCTCGACCGTTACATCCCGCGGATCACCATCATCGGTGGTGCGTTCATCGGTATCCTCTCGGTCGTGGCGAACCTCTTCGGTGTCATCGGGGCCGTCGGAGGAACTGGACTGCTGCTTGCGGTGAGTATCACCTACCGCCTCTACGAGGAGATCGCAAGTCAGCAGATCATGGAGATGTACCCGTTCATGCGCGGGTTCTTCGGGAAAGAGTAA